The proteins below are encoded in one region of Tsuneonella sp. CC-YZS046:
- a CDS encoding EF-hand domain-containing protein, protein MHARIILGAAMAAALLAGCGKKETGPDEQARAVVPAVATPVPAVTEDPAATAPLASFDGRDADHDGRLTSTEHSQAAQKIFAAIDANRDGTITVQEMDAARVSLGLPTEPASEKRIAAGDSDGDKKLTLAEWFAMSNAEFARADANEDGWITREEWDAREKPDSDSP, encoded by the coding sequence ATGCACGCACGGATCATTCTGGGTGCGGCCATGGCCGCCGCTTTGCTCGCGGGATGCGGGAAGAAGGAAACCGGGCCTGACGAGCAGGCGCGCGCGGTCGTGCCGGCCGTGGCCACGCCGGTTCCGGCGGTCACGGAAGATCCCGCGGCAACGGCGCCTCTCGCTTCGTTCGACGGCAGGGATGCCGATCATGACGGGCGCTTGACCTCGACGGAGCACAGCCAGGCCGCGCAGAAGATCTTTGCGGCGATAGATGCCAACCGGGACGGCACGATCACCGTGCAGGAAATGGACGCGGCGCGCGTATCGCTGGGCCTGCCCACGGAACCGGCTTCGGAAAAGCGGATCGCGGCCGGTGACAGCGATGGGGACAAGAAGCTGACTCTGGCGGAATGGTTCGCCATGTCCAATGCGGAGTTCGCGCGGGCGGACGCGAACGAGGATGGCTGGATCACGCGCGAGGAATGGGACGCCAGGGAAAAGCCGGATTCCGACAGCCCTTGA
- a CDS encoding UDP-2,3-diacylglucosamine diphosphatase codes for MGVERLVDRDLAASSDAAAVPLSRLRPARPEPPVSGRRRYRTVWISDVHLGTKGCNAELLIDFLDSVDSETMYLVGDIIDGWRLKKKFYWPAAHNDIVWRILKRAKRGTRIVYIPGNHDEMFRQFSGLSFGGVEIRRTAFHTTADGRRLMVLHGDEFDAVMLAHRWLACVGDAAYTLLMNLNRWVNAVRSRLELPYWSLSKMAKHKVKNAVEFISRYEEVVAKAAGDRGVDGVVCGHIHNAEMRQFGDVAYYNDGDWVEGCTALVEHFDGRMEILHWPEEIAKREAGGAIAALEAAA; via the coding sequence ATGGGCGTCGAAAGACTTGTCGATCGTGATCTGGCGGCCAGCAGCGATGCGGCTGCCGTTCCTCTCTCCCGCTTGCGGCCGGCGCGGCCGGAGCCTCCGGTTTCCGGAAGGCGGCGATACCGCACGGTCTGGATCTCGGACGTGCATCTCGGAACCAAGGGGTGCAATGCCGAGCTGCTGATCGATTTCCTCGACAGCGTCGACAGTGAGACCATGTATCTGGTCGGCGACATCATCGACGGATGGCGGCTGAAGAAGAAATTCTACTGGCCCGCGGCGCATAACGACATCGTCTGGCGTATCCTGAAGCGGGCGAAGCGCGGCACGCGCATCGTCTATATTCCCGGCAATCACGACGAGATGTTCCGCCAGTTCTCGGGGCTGAGCTTCGGAGGCGTGGAGATCCGGCGCACGGCCTTCCACACCACCGCCGATGGACGGCGGCTGATGGTGCTGCATGGGGACGAGTTCGACGCCGTGATGCTGGCCCACCGCTGGCTCGCCTGCGTGGGGGATGCGGCCTACACCCTGCTGATGAACCTAAACCGCTGGGTCAACGCGGTGCGCAGCCGGCTGGAGCTGCCCTACTGGTCGCTCAGCAAGATGGCCAAGCACAAGGTCAAGAACGCGGTCGAGTTCATCTCCCGCTACGAGGAAGTGGTGGCCAAGGCCGCTGGCGACAGAGGGGTGGACGGCGTGGTCTGCGGCCATATCCACAATGCCGAAATGCGCCAGTTCGGGGATGTGGCCTATTACAATGACGGCGACTGGGTGGAAGGCTGCACCGCGCTGGTCGAGCATTTCGACGGACGGATGGAAATTCTCCACTGGCCCGAGGAAATCGCGAAGCGCGAAGCCGGCGGCGCGATAGCCGCTCTGGAAGCGGCGGCATAG
- a CDS encoding glycosyltransferase family 1 protein — translation MRIALVTDAWAPQVNGVVRTLSAVTRELRSRGHDVTVISPDQFASMPCPSYPEIRLALARRGNIGKRIAAIGADAVHIATEGPLGLAARRYCLSRGISFTTAYHTQFPDYLARRTGLPARAFWPYIRWFHRPSAGIMVATDTVRAQLRSQGLPQVRAWSRGVDLADFHPDMEPPALFWELERPIQLYVGRVSVEKNIEAFLRSTHPGSKVVVGDGPALARLKLQFPTVHFLGKQQGADLAACYAGADVFVFPSRTDTFGLVMIEALACGTPVAAYPVTGPLDILTPSCGAMDEDLDRAIAAALKLDRESCIAHAATFSWGASTAQFLSALACEPQVLAA, via the coding sequence CTGCGCATCGCCTTGGTGACCGATGCTTGGGCGCCGCAGGTCAACGGAGTTGTCCGCACCCTGTCCGCGGTGACGCGGGAGCTGCGCTCGCGGGGGCATGACGTCACGGTCATTTCCCCCGACCAGTTCGCGTCGATGCCGTGCCCGAGCTATCCGGAAATCCGCCTGGCGCTGGCCCGGCGCGGCAATATCGGCAAGCGCATTGCCGCGATCGGTGCCGACGCGGTCCATATCGCGACCGAAGGCCCGCTGGGCCTGGCCGCGCGGCGTTACTGCCTGTCGCGCGGCATTTCGTTCACCACGGCCTATCACACCCAGTTCCCGGATTATCTCGCGCGCCGCACGGGCCTGCCGGCCCGCGCTTTCTGGCCCTATATCCGCTGGTTCCACCGGCCATCGGCGGGAATCATGGTGGCGACCGATACGGTCAGGGCGCAATTGCGCAGCCAGGGATTGCCGCAGGTCCGGGCATGGAGCCGGGGTGTCGACCTTGCCGATTTCCATCCGGATATGGAGCCGCCCGCCCTGTTCTGGGAGCTTGAGCGGCCGATCCAGCTCTATGTCGGCCGGGTGTCGGTCGAGAAGAATATCGAAGCCTTCCTGCGCTCGACCCATCCGGGATCGAAAGTGGTGGTCGGCGATGGCCCGGCGCTCGCCCGGCTGAAGCTGCAATTCCCCACGGTCCATTTCCTGGGCAAGCAGCAAGGCGCGGATCTGGCCGCCTGCTATGCCGGAGCGGACGTGTTCGTGTTTCCCAGCAGGACCGACACCTTTGGCCTGGTGATGATCGAGGCGCTGGCTTGCGGCACCCCGGTCGCGGCCTATCCGGTCACGGGGCCGCTCGACATACTGACGCCCAGCTGCGGCGCGATGGACGAGGATCTCGATCGCGCGATCGCCGCCGCGCTGAAGCTGGATCGCGAAAGCTGCATTGCCCATGCGGCCACTTTCAGCTGGGGAGCGAGCACGGCGCAGTTCCTGTCGGCGCTGGCTTGCGAGCCGCAGGTGCTGGCCGCCTGA
- a CDS encoding long-chain fatty acid--CoA ligase, with translation MFEQAVARRPDAPLIDFLGRTYSYAEMLDQARGFAAGLQRRGIAGGDRVGLFLPNVPAYLSAYYGAMMIGAVVVNFSPLYSAEELEAQVVDSGTRVLVTADVAALLPTALEVLDNSPLESLIVASLGDMLPWPKRLALKLLGRDQIARLPRRPDVWKWRDCLAATAPEPVPVAPGDLALLQYTGGTTGTPKGAMLTHQNLSANARQVRAVDPDRDNRDVVLGVLPLFHVFANTCVLNRTVANAGCIVMLPRFDAGQALATIARTRPTSLFGVPTMFQALLDHPRCARTDFSSLRECISGGAPLSLPLKSRFERETGVKVIEGYGLTESSGVVSTNPLRGENRPGSIGQPLPATRIRLLDKEDPARDAPPGEPGELAILGPQIMQGYWNRPDAAAQAFAARDGERWLRTGDIATLDPDGYIHIVDRSKDMIAVGGFKVFPSRVEKVLLQHPAVKEALVIGVPDSYRGESPMGFVSLKDGAGPVTGEQLRAWLDPHVGKHERLIGVEIRDDLPKTMIGKLDRKALKAEVAAGKVTLPTGPHTP, from the coding sequence ATGTTCGAGCAAGCGGTCGCCAGGCGGCCCGATGCGCCGCTGATAGATTTTCTGGGCCGGACCTACAGCTACGCGGAAATGCTCGATCAGGCCCGTGGCTTTGCCGCCGGATTGCAGCGGCGCGGCATCGCCGGGGGGGATCGGGTGGGCCTGTTCCTGCCCAATGTTCCCGCCTATCTTTCGGCCTATTACGGCGCGATGATGATCGGCGCGGTCGTCGTTAATTTCTCCCCGCTTTATTCCGCTGAGGAGCTGGAGGCCCAGGTGGTGGATTCCGGCACGCGGGTGCTGGTGACCGCCGATGTCGCGGCCCTGTTGCCGACAGCCCTGGAAGTGCTCGACAATTCCCCGCTGGAAAGCCTGATCGTCGCGTCCCTTGGCGATATGCTGCCCTGGCCCAAGCGCCTCGCGCTCAAGCTGCTGGGCCGCGACCAGATCGCGCGCCTGCCCCGCCGGCCGGATGTCTGGAAATGGCGGGATTGCTTGGCCGCCACGGCGCCCGAGCCGGTCCCGGTCGCGCCCGGCGACCTGGCCTTGCTGCAATATACCGGCGGCACCACCGGCACGCCGAAGGGCGCGATGCTGACCCATCAGAATCTTTCCGCCAATGCCCGGCAGGTTCGCGCGGTCGATCCGGATCGCGACAATCGCGATGTCGTCCTGGGCGTGCTGCCGCTGTTCCATGTCTTCGCCAATACCTGCGTGCTCAACCGCACGGTGGCGAATGCCGGGTGCATCGTGATGCTGCCGCGGTTCGATGCCGGGCAGGCGCTGGCCACCATCGCGCGGACCCGCCCGACATCGCTGTTCGGGGTGCCGACGATGTTCCAGGCGCTGCTCGACCATCCCAGATGCGCACGCACCGATTTCTCGTCGCTCAGGGAATGCATATCGGGCGGCGCGCCGCTGTCGCTTCCGCTCAAGTCCCGGTTCGAGCGGGAAACCGGGGTCAAGGTGATCGAAGGCTATGGGTTGACCGAAAGCAGCGGGGTGGTTTCCACCAATCCGCTGCGCGGCGAAAACCGGCCGGGCAGCATCGGCCAGCCCTTGCCCGCGACCCGGATCAGGCTGCTGGACAAGGAAGACCCCGCGCGGGATGCGCCGCCGGGCGAACCGGGCGAGCTGGCCATCCTCGGCCCGCAGATCATGCAGGGCTACTGGAACCGGCCCGACGCCGCCGCGCAGGCCTTCGCCGCGCGCGATGGAGAGCGCTGGCTGCGGACGGGCGACATCGCTACGCTCGATCCCGACGGCTACATCCATATCGTCGACCGCAGCAAGGACATGATCGCGGTGGGCGGCTTCAAGGTGTTCCCCAGCCGGGTCGAGAAAGTCCTGCTGCAGCATCCGGCGGTCAAGGAAGCGCTGGTGATCGGGGTTCCCGATTCCTATCGCGGCGAAAGCCCGATGGGCTTCGTCAGCCTGAAAGACGGCGCCGGCCCGGTGACGGGGGAACAGCTGCGTGCCTGGCTCGATCCGCATGTGGGCAAGCACGAACGCCTGATCGGCGTGGAAATCCGGGACGATCTGCCCAAGACGATGATCGGGAAGCTCGACCGCAAGGCGCTCAAGGCCGAGGTCGCGGCGGGCAAGGTGACGCTGCCAACCGGCCCGCATACTCCCTGA
- the clpA gene encoding ATP-dependent Clp protease ATP-binding subunit ClpA codes for MPSFAQNLENTLHAALSNAADRSHEYATLEHLLLALIEDTDAAEVMTACGVDLNDLGDVVRQYLDQEYQSLKTEDKADPQPTAGFQRVIQRAILHVQSSGKDTVTGANVLVALFSERDSYAVYFLQQQDMSRLDAVSYISHGIGKGGRQLESRTASGVEEPSHNEEKVETKSSGSGGKDSALDQFCVNLNEKALNGKVDPLIGRGPEVDRTIQILCRRSKNNPLYVGDPGVGKTAIAEGLARKIVEGEVPDVLAEAVIYSLDMGSLLAGTRYRGDFEERLKQVVSELEKMPHAILFIDEIHTVIGAGATSGGAMDASNLLKPALSGGTIRCIGSTTYKEFRNHFEKDRALLRRFQKIDVNEPTVEDTIKILRGLRTAFEEHHNVKYTPDAIKTAVELSARYINDRKLPDKAIDVIDEVGAMQMLVPPSRRRKTITAREIEKVIATMARIPPKSVSSDDRKALEHLERDLKRVVYGQDKAIAVLSSAMKLSRAGLRDPDKPIGSFLFSGPTGVGKTEVARQLASIMGIPLQRFDMSEYMERHSVSRLIGAPPGYVGYDQGGLLTDAVDQQPHCVLLLDEIEKAHPDLFNILLQVMDNGRLTDHHGKTVDFRNVVLIMTTNAGASDMARQGIGFGDVSKEDAGDEAVKQMFTPEFRNRLDAIVPFAYLGQETVSRVVDKFILQLELQLADQNVHIQFDTDARKWLAQRGYDKLYGARPMARLIQEKVKQPLAEELLFGKLSQGGEVHVSVKEDKLNFELAPAAPRVVKQKPKRRRGAATPEKSGGKQD; via the coding sequence ATGCCCAGTTTCGCCCAGAACCTTGAAAACACGCTCCACGCCGCGCTGAGCAATGCCGCGGACCGGAGCCACGAATATGCGACGCTGGAACACCTCTTGCTGGCGTTGATCGAGGATACGGATGCCGCCGAGGTGATGACCGCCTGCGGAGTGGATCTGAACGATCTCGGCGATGTGGTCAGGCAATATCTCGATCAGGAATACCAGTCCCTGAAAACCGAGGACAAGGCCGATCCGCAGCCCACCGCCGGGTTCCAGCGCGTGATCCAGCGCGCCATCCTGCATGTCCAGTCCTCGGGCAAGGATACGGTGACGGGGGCCAATGTCCTGGTCGCCCTGTTCTCCGAGCGGGACAGCTACGCCGTATACTTCCTCCAGCAGCAGGACATGAGCCGGCTGGACGCGGTGAGCTATATCAGCCACGGCATCGGCAAGGGCGGACGGCAACTGGAAAGCCGCACGGCAAGCGGGGTCGAGGAACCGAGCCATAACGAGGAAAAGGTCGAAACCAAGTCCAGCGGCAGCGGCGGCAAGGACAGCGCGCTCGACCAGTTCTGCGTTAACCTCAACGAGAAGGCGCTGAACGGCAAGGTCGATCCGCTGATCGGGCGCGGGCCGGAAGTGGATCGCACCATCCAGATCCTCTGCCGCCGTTCCAAGAACAACCCGCTCTATGTGGGTGATCCCGGCGTCGGCAAGACCGCCATCGCCGAAGGCCTCGCCCGCAAGATCGTGGAAGGCGAAGTGCCCGATGTGCTGGCCGAAGCGGTGATCTATTCGCTCGACATGGGCTCGCTGCTGGCCGGCACGCGCTATCGCGGCGATTTCGAGGAACGGCTCAAGCAGGTGGTGTCCGAACTGGAAAAGATGCCGCATGCGATCCTGTTCATCGACGAGATCCACACGGTGATCGGCGCCGGCGCCACCAGCGGCGGGGCGATGGACGCATCCAACCTGCTCAAGCCCGCGCTTTCCGGCGGCACGATCCGCTGCATCGGCTCCACCACCTACAAGGAGTTCCGCAACCACTTCGAGAAGGATCGCGCGCTGCTGCGCCGGTTCCAGAAGATCGACGTCAACGAGCCGACGGTCGAGGACACGATCAAGATCCTGCGGGGCCTGCGGACCGCCTTCGAGGAGCATCACAACGTCAAATACACACCGGATGCGATCAAGACCGCGGTGGAGCTTTCCGCCCGCTACATCAACGACCGCAAGCTGCCCGACAAGGCGATCGACGTGATCGACGAGGTGGGCGCGATGCAGATGCTCGTCCCGCCCAGCCGGCGGCGCAAGACCATCACCGCGCGCGAGATCGAGAAGGTGATCGCCACCATGGCCCGCATCCCGCCGAAATCGGTGAGCAGCGACGACCGCAAGGCGCTGGAGCATCTCGAGCGGGACCTGAAGCGCGTGGTCTATGGCCAGGACAAGGCGATCGCCGTCCTGTCGAGCGCCATGAAGCTGAGCCGGGCCGGGCTGCGCGATCCGGATAAGCCGATCGGCAGCTTCCTGTTCTCCGGCCCCACCGGCGTCGGCAAGACGGAAGTCGCCCGGCAGCTCGCCAGCATCATGGGCATTCCGCTGCAGCGTTTCGACATGTCGGAATATATGGAGCGCCACTCCGTCAGCCGGCTGATCGGCGCGCCTCCGGGCTATGTCGGCTACGATCAGGGCGGCTTGCTGACCGACGCGGTGGACCAGCAGCCGCATTGCGTGCTGCTGCTGGACGAGATCGAGAAGGCGCATCCCGACCTGTTCAACATCCTGCTGCAGGTGATGGATAACGGCCGGCTGACGGATCACCACGGCAAGACCGTGGATTTCCGCAATGTCGTGCTTATCATGACCACCAATGCGGGCGCTTCCGACATGGCGCGGCAGGGCATCGGCTTCGGCGATGTCAGCAAGGAGGATGCGGGCGACGAGGCGGTGAAGCAGATGTTCACCCCGGAGTTCCGCAATCGCCTGGATGCGATCGTGCCGTTCGCCTACCTCGGGCAGGAGACGGTCAGCCGCGTGGTCGACAAGTTCATCCTGCAGCTCGAACTGCAGCTGGCCGACCAGAACGTGCATATCCAGTTCGATACCGATGCGCGCAAATGGCTGGCCCAGCGCGGCTATGACAAGCTCTATGGCGCCCGGCCGATGGCCCGGCTGATCCAGGAGAAGGTCAAGCAGCCGCTTGCCGAGGAATTGCTGTTCGGCAAGCTCTCCCAGGGTGGCGAGGTGCATGTCAGCGTGAAGGAGGACAAGCTCAATTTCGAGCTGGCTCCGGCAGCGCCCCGGGTCGTCAAGCAGAAGCCGAAGCGCAGGAGAGGGGCGGCAACCCCGGAAAAGAGCGGCGGCAAGCAGGATTGA
- a CDS encoding NAD(P)H-quinone oxidoreductase, whose protein sequence is MAVNPPAAMRAITFAEPGGPEVLRVSEVAVPRPDPGQLLVKVAFAGVNRPDVIQRQGNYPPPPGASPILGLEVSGQVVAVGEGVEPELLNQQVCALVSGGGYAEYCLARADHCLPVPEGLAPDQAAALPETLFTVWHNLFERGWACEGETILVHGGTSGIGTMAAMLGRLFGLTVIVTCGSDQKCAAAVEIGAAHAINYRSTDFVEAVQAITEGRGVALVLDMVAGDYVARNLKCLAEDGRHVTIAVQGGARAEINMAQVMTRRYSLTGSTLRPRSDDFKAVLAQEIAREVWPLVQEGALRPVMDQVFPLEEAASAHRRMEAGEHIGKIVLRP, encoded by the coding sequence ATGGCCGTAAATCCGCCCGCTGCCATGCGGGCCATCACATTCGCTGAGCCAGGCGGACCGGAAGTGCTTCGGGTTTCCGAAGTCGCGGTGCCCCGGCCCGATCCCGGGCAGCTGCTCGTCAAGGTGGCGTTCGCCGGCGTGAACCGGCCCGACGTGATCCAGCGGCAGGGCAATTATCCGCCGCCGCCGGGCGCATCGCCGATCCTTGGGCTGGAGGTGTCGGGCCAGGTAGTGGCGGTGGGCGAGGGGGTGGAGCCTGAACTGCTCAACCAGCAGGTCTGCGCCCTGGTTTCCGGCGGCGGATATGCGGAATATTGCCTCGCCCGGGCGGATCACTGCCTGCCGGTGCCGGAGGGTCTTGCGCCGGACCAGGCGGCAGCCTTGCCCGAGACATTGTTCACCGTGTGGCACAATCTGTTCGAGCGCGGCTGGGCGTGCGAGGGCGAAACGATTCTGGTCCACGGCGGCACCAGCGGCATTGGCACGATGGCGGCGATGCTCGGGCGGCTGTTCGGCCTCACCGTGATCGTCACCTGCGGGTCCGACCAGAAATGCGCCGCCGCAGTGGAGATCGGCGCGGCGCACGCGATCAACTATAGGTCCACGGATTTCGTGGAGGCCGTGCAGGCGATCACGGAGGGCCGGGGGGTTGCGCTGGTGCTCGACATGGTGGCCGGGGATTATGTCGCCCGCAATCTCAAATGCCTGGCCGAGGACGGCCGCCATGTGACGATCGCGGTGCAGGGCGGGGCGAGGGCCGAGATCAACATGGCGCAGGTGATGACGCGGCGCTACAGCCTTACCGGCTCGACGCTGCGCCCGCGCTCGGACGATTTCAAGGCGGTGCTTGCGCAGGAAATCGCGCGCGAAGTGTGGCCGCTGGTGCAGGAAGGCGCCTTGCGGCCGGTGATGGATCAGGTCTTCCCGCTGGAAGAGGCCGCGTCCGCCCATCGCCGGATGGAGGCGGGCGAACATATCGGCAAGATCGTGCTGCGGCCCTGA
- a CDS encoding M23 family metallopeptidase gives MRSQGHVRFIKITSRMQIIGVAIVALALLVWIGTIAGMTISQFVSRADRLELIEREAKVTTAENRVSAYRDDLDSVADDLQRRQDFIEEMVDSLPADIKAEETVSDSSGEAEKTISKVSAAIPEASALARIEARQLAFVENLTRFADRRAKRAELAIRKLGLDPRRMLASAKDAQGGPLELLSTGRDGSIDPRFERLGFSLSRMEALERGLKSIPQVMPASLKTISSGFGYRRDPFTGAAAMHAGLDFRGPVGAPIYAAAKGKVSFAGRKSGYGNCIEISHGNGLMTRYAHMSAFRAKVGQEVAAGAVIGAIGSTGRSTGPHLHFEVRINDRAVNPRPFLEAAPHVLEEARGETAAPGR, from the coding sequence ATGCGATCGCAGGGCCATGTCCGCTTCATCAAGATCACGTCCCGAATGCAGATCATCGGCGTGGCCATCGTCGCGCTGGCCTTGCTGGTCTGGATCGGCACCATCGCCGGAATGACGATCAGCCAGTTCGTGTCCCGCGCCGATCGGCTGGAACTGATCGAGCGCGAAGCCAAGGTGACGACCGCCGAAAACCGTGTCTCGGCCTATCGCGACGATCTGGATTCCGTGGCCGACGACCTCCAGCGAAGGCAGGATTTCATCGAGGAGATGGTGGACAGCCTGCCAGCGGACATCAAGGCCGAAGAAACCGTGTCGGACAGCAGCGGAGAGGCGGAAAAGACCATCTCCAAGGTCAGCGCCGCCATTCCGGAAGCCTCCGCGCTGGCCCGGATCGAAGCCCGCCAGCTGGCCTTCGTCGAGAATCTGACCCGCTTTGCGGACCGCCGCGCCAAGCGGGCCGAACTGGCGATCCGCAAGCTCGGCCTTGATCCGCGCCGGATGCTCGCTTCCGCCAAGGACGCCCAGGGCGGTCCGCTCGAATTGCTGTCCACCGGCCGCGACGGGTCGATCGATCCGCGTTTCGAGCGGCTCGGGTTCAGCCTGTCGCGGATGGAAGCGCTGGAGCGCGGGCTGAAAAGCATTCCGCAGGTGATGCCGGCCAGCCTCAAGACGATTTCCTCCGGCTTCGGCTATCGCCGCGATCCTTTCACCGGCGCCGCCGCGATGCATGCCGGCCTCGATTTCCGCGGCCCGGTCGGTGCGCCGATCTATGCCGCCGCCAAGGGCAAGGTCAGCTTCGCCGGCCGCAAGTCCGGTTACGGAAACTGCATCGAGATCAGCCATGGCAACGGGCTGATGACCCGCTATGCCCACATGTCCGCCTTCCGCGCCAAAGTGGGGCAGGAGGTCGCCGCCGGCGCTGTCATTGGCGCAATCGGCAGCACCGGTCGCTCGACCGGGCCGCATTTGCATTTCGAAGTGCGGATCAACGATCGCGCGGTCAACCCGCGCCCCTTCCTGGAGGCAGCGCCCCATGTTCTCGAAGAAGCTCGCGGAGAAACCGCGGCACCCGGCCGATAG
- a CDS encoding polymer-forming cytoskeletal protein, whose amino-acid sequence MSGGTFSVIGPDVVIKGDIKASADLHVDGRIEGDISCSSLVQGESSAVTGAILAESARLAGRVQGSISASQLVVLRTARIEGDVFYDALTIEQGAEVTGRFAHRTSAEAAMPSAAAPAVEENGEEPRLSLAR is encoded by the coding sequence ATGTCGGGCGGCACATTTTCCGTCATCGGCCCGGATGTCGTCATCAAGGGCGACATCAAGGCCTCCGCTGATCTCCATGTCGACGGCCGGATCGAGGGCGATATTTCGTGCTCTTCGCTGGTGCAGGGCGAAAGCAGCGCCGTGACCGGGGCGATCCTCGCGGAAAGCGCGCGGCTGGCGGGCCGGGTCCAGGGCTCGATCAGCGCGAGCCAGCTCGTGGTGCTGCGCACCGCCCGGATCGAAGGGGACGTATTCTACGATGCGCTGACCATCGAACAGGGCGCGGAAGTGACGGGCCGCTTCGCCCATCGCACCAGCGCGGAAGCCGCGATGCCCTCTGCCGCCGCGCCCGCCGTGGAAGAAAACGGCGAGGAACCGCGCCTTTCGCTGGCCCGCTAG
- a CDS encoding DUF1013 domain-containing protein, whose amino-acid sequence MSQPTPLMPHATASWLVDNTALTFEQIAEFCGLHILEVQAMADDLASSKYTGRDPIHSGELTHEEIERGQNDPEYRLKMQRAPVSVSRTKGPRYTPVSKRQDKPDGIAWILRNHPEISDAQIGKLIGTTRNTITAIRERSHWNIQNIQPKDPVTLGLCSQRELDAVVAKAAKKAGISEDRAADPGMTGDREALIEELRAEREAAAKAAVEAAQEAEAAAWLEAKRASESTAE is encoded by the coding sequence ATGTCCCAACCCACACCGCTGATGCCCCATGCCACGGCATCCTGGCTGGTCGACAATACCGCACTCACTTTCGAGCAGATCGCAGAGTTCTGCGGCCTCCATATTCTGGAAGTCCAGGCGATGGCGGACGATCTCGCCAGCTCCAAATACACGGGCCGCGATCCGATCCATTCCGGCGAGCTGACGCATGAGGAGATCGAGCGCGGCCAGAACGATCCGGAATACCGCCTGAAGATGCAGCGCGCCCCGGTTTCCGTCAGCCGCACCAAGGGGCCGCGCTACACCCCGGTTTCCAAGCGGCAGGACAAGCCCGACGGCATCGCCTGGATATTGCGCAATCACCCCGAGATTTCGGATGCCCAGATCGGCAAGCTGATCGGCACCACGCGCAACACGATCACCGCGATCCGGGAACGCAGCCACTGGAACATCCAGAACATCCAGCCCAAGGACCCCGTCACGCTCGGCCTGTGCTCCCAGCGCGAGCTGGATGCGGTCGTCGCCAAGGCGGCGAAGAAGGCTGGCATCAGCGAAGACCGCGCGGCCGACCCCGGCATGACCGGCGACCGGGAAGCCCTGATCGAGGAACTGCGCGCGGAACGCGAAGCCGCCGCCAAGGCTGCGGTGGAAGCCGCGCAGGAGGCGGAGGCCGCCGCTTGGCTGGAAGCGAAGCGCGCCAGCGAATCCACCGCCGAGTAA
- a CDS encoding DUF1192 domain-containing protein, whose product MDEDDRPRLRGDAATRLSAESLDSYSQHELETRIRLLEAEIARVESHRLKAAAHRQTADSLFKPRAES is encoded by the coding sequence ATGGACGAAGATGATCGCCCCCGGTTACGTGGCGATGCAGCCACCCGGCTCTCGGCGGAGAGCCTCGACAGCTATTCGCAGCACGAGCTGGAAACACGCATTCGCCTGCTGGAAGCGGAAATCGCCAGGGTCGAATCCCATCGCCTCAAGGCCGCTGCCCACCGGCAGACTGCGGATTCCCTGTTCAAGCCAAGGGCCGAGAGTTGA